The Vallitalea longa sequence TTTCTTGAAAAACTTGTTTTTTCTACTGCACTTGGTTTTATCTTTAATGGTACCTCTGGTGCTAATGGAAAGTCTGCTACCCTGTCTAGCCAATAGGTCTTGTCCCTCAAGTAGATTTCCGTGTTTTCCATTTCTTTTCGTGCTAATACGTAATCCCTGAAGTTGAAGTTCAGTTTTTTCAATTCCACTTTTTCATCATCGTAAT is a genomic window containing:
- a CDS encoding condensation domain-containing protein — translated: YDDEKVELKKLNFNFRDYVLARKEMENTEIYLRDKTYWLDRVADFPLAPEVPLKIKPSAVEKTSFSRKHKLFVEEELKQLKKYAAENGVTMAALLCTAYGK